DNA sequence from the Streptomyces sp. NBC_01497 genome:
AGGACGGAGGCCGCCCTCTGCTCCGGCTCCTCCCGGAGCGCCTCCAGGGCGCGTTCCGCGATGGACGTGCCGGACGCGTACGCCTCCAGGCAGCCGGTGCGGCCGCACCCGCGACAGCGCCTGCCGTCGGAGCGGACCGTGACATGGCCGGGCTCCCCGCCGTTGCCCGCGGCGCCGCGGTAGGTGCGGCCGTCGATGACAGTGCCGCCCCCGATCCCCGTCGACACGGTCAGGTAGAGGAGGTGGCGGCTGCCGCGGCCGGCGCCGAAGCGCCACTCGCCGGCCGCTCCCGCCGTTCCGTCGTTGTCGAGGACCGCGGACAGCCCGAAGGTCTCCTCGGCCAGCGCGGTGACCGGGACGTCCACCCAGCCCGGCAGGTGCGGCGGGCAGAGCAGGACGCCCGCGGCCGAGTCGAGCGGGCCGCCGCAGCCGATTCCGCAGCCGAGCAGCCGGCGGGACGCATCGGCCGCCTCGGCGCCCGCGTCGCGCAGCGCGCGGGCGCCGAGGGACCACAGCCGGCCGAGGACCGCGTCGGGGCCCTCCCGCACCCCGGTCGGGCAGGACACGAAGGACAGGGCCGTGCCGTCCTCCCGCACCACACCGGCCGCGAGCTTCGTGCCGCCGATGTCC
Encoded proteins:
- a CDS encoding ROK family protein, with amino-acid sequence MTSYEHGDPSERTVLALDIGGTKLAAGVVREDGTALSFVSCPTGVREGPDAVLGRLWSLGARALRDAGAEAADASRRLLGCGIGCGGPLDSAAGVLLCPPHLPGWVDVPVTALAEETFGLSAVLDNDGTAGAAGEWRFGAGRGSRHLLYLTVSTGIGGGTVIDGRTYRGAAGNGGEPGHVTVRSDGRRCRGCGRTGCLEAYASGTSIAERALEALREEPEQRAASVLAHLAQPTAADVARAARAGDALAVRIWDETMDALAGGLSSIVNLWEPEVVVLGGGVVRSGDQLLVPVREKVARLAMGPAARAARIVPAEAGDLAGVRGAAAIAFERLGAAPPVRPAHAGRRPQRGAQNAPHPPTLPVR